Part of the Scrofimicrobium sp. R131 genome is shown below.
GGAGGTGACGTTCTTGATAATCGCCACCGTGCAGTCCAGGTCGTCCAGGCCCAGCAGGTGGTAGAGCTTCATGCACTCCCCCGCGGTGATGTGATCGATGACGATCCCGTTTTCCACTCCATCGATGTTCATCGCGCCTCCTCCAGCAGTTTCAAAATCAGGGCTTGCCGGACGATCATCCCGTTCTTGACCTGCTTGAAGTAGGCGGCCCGCGGGTCAGAGTCCACCTCGACCGCGATCTCGTTGACCCGGGGGAGCGGGTGCAGGATCGACAGGTCGGGCCGGGCAAAACGGAGCTTCTCCAGATCCAGGATGAAGCGATCCTTCAGCCGGATGTAGTCCGCCTCGTTGAAGAAGCGTTCGCGCTGCACCCGGGTCATATACAGGATGTCCAGGTCGCCCAGGTTGCCCTCCAGGTCCTCCGTCTCGACAAACGGCACGCCGGAGCGGTGCAGCAACTCCCGAATGTAGTCGGGAACCCGCAGTTCTTGGGGGGAGATCAGGACAAAGGAGATCCCGTGGTACGGCACCAGCGCGGAGATCAGCGAGTGAACCGTGCGGCCAAACTTCAGGTCGCCGCACAGGCCGACCACCAGGTCGCCGAGGCGGCCCTTCTCCCGAAAGATGGTCAGCAGGTCGGTCAGGGTTTGGGTGGGGTGAGCGTGGCCCCCGTCGCCCGCGTTGATCACCGGCACCTGCGAGCGGAGCGACGCCAACAGCGGGGCCCCCTCCTTCGGGTGTCGCATGGCGATGATGTCC
Proteins encoded:
- the pyrB gene encoding aspartate carbamoyltransferase, which encodes MRHLIDITDLTTTEIDGLLLQAEEIAARPGDFQDACAHRRLATLFFEPSTRTRLSFEAAMQALGGSVLGFSSADSSSATKGESVADTVLTVSCYSDIIAMRHPKEGAPLLASLRSQVPVINAGDGGHAHPTQTLTDLLTIFREKGRLGDLVVGLCGDLKFGRTVHSLISALVPYHGISFVLISPQELRVPDYIRELLHRSGVPFVETEDLEGNLGDLDILYMTRVQRERFFNEADYIRLKDRFILDLEKLRFARPDLSILHPLPRVNEIAVEVDSDPRAAYFKQVKNGMIVRQALILKLLEEAR